A portion of the Sphaerochaeta pleomorpha str. Grapes genome contains these proteins:
- a CDS encoding carbohydrate ABC transporter permease has product MGKKRSVNPKRVFLYVVLIIFVILFLVPMYMTIVTSLKKPAEINLLTAWKWPEKAFFTSYRNAWKLLGPNMRNSLVLTITATVISAFLGSLNGYIFSKNRFRSSELIFTLLLFGMFIPYQIILIPLFQVLRNLGLYGSLSGLILAHIIYGIPIVTLLFRNFYDQIPSDILESARLDGAGFFGIFGRIMLPLSMPGFVTVGIWQITQIWNEFLWGITLTRQESNPITVGLSKLAGGQAVSWNLPMAGALITALPILVMYVLLGKYFIKGLLSGSVKG; this is encoded by the coding sequence ATGGGGAAAAAGAGATCAGTCAATCCAAAACGAGTATTTCTCTATGTGGTTCTTATCATCTTTGTGATTCTATTCTTGGTCCCAATGTATATGACAATCGTCACCTCATTGAAAAAGCCTGCCGAGATTAACCTGCTTACAGCCTGGAAATGGCCGGAGAAAGCTTTTTTCACCAGTTACCGGAATGCCTGGAAGCTATTGGGCCCAAACATGAGAAACAGCTTGGTCCTCACTATTACAGCAACGGTAATCTCGGCATTTTTAGGATCGTTGAATGGCTATATTTTCTCAAAGAACAGGTTCCGTTCCAGTGAACTTATCTTCACCCTGTTATTGTTCGGTATGTTTATCCCGTATCAGATAATCCTCATTCCATTGTTTCAGGTATTGCGCAACCTTGGCCTCTATGGTTCGCTCTCGGGCCTCATCCTTGCCCATATCATCTATGGTATCCCCATTGTCACACTCTTGTTCCGCAATTTCTATGACCAGATCCCCTCTGACATACTTGAGTCTGCAAGACTCGACGGGGCAGGTTTCTTTGGCATATTTGGGCGTATTATGCTTCCGCTCTCCATGCCTGGGTTCGTAACAGTCGGCATCTGGCAGATTACCCAGATCTGGAATGAATTCCTCTGGGGAATCACCTTGACCAGGCAAGAATCGAACCCGATTACTGTCGGGCTTTCAAAACTTGCAGGGGGACAAGCGGTCAGTTGGAACCTGCCGATGGCAGGTGCTTTGATAACCGCTCTCCCCATCCTCGTCATGTATGTCTTGCTGGGTAAATATTTCATCAAGGGACTGTTGTCCGGTTCGGTGAAAGGATGA
- a CDS encoding MATE family efflux transporter: MDKTAELGTKPIGKLLAQYSIPAVIAMVVNAIYNVVDRVFIGQFAGEEALAGLTIAFPVMMIIFAFANLIGIGGASLLSIKLGQKDEKAASQVFGNTLGFGLLVTAVILVTIFTNLQSILNLFGATAEVMNYATTYLRIIIAGFIFQMLSFILNSSVRTEGRPLLSMVAMISSALTNIVLDFVFIRIFGWGVAGAAIATVAGQLVGLAILVSFYLRGKSHLHLSIKDFALKRVILVQIVTIGFATFLSTVGTSIAMLFINRGLSYYGGVAAVTAMGVINSLYTFFIMPIIGITQGIMPIIGYNHGAKQKDRVSKTLRLGIFIGIAFSTIVFLLMQLFPTTFISMFLESGSSTVAVTKNGLRIFLLMLPLLSINLIGVAYFQAVGKGTVSMILGMLRQFLFLLPLLFILPSMWGLDGVWAATPIADGFAILVTFVVLILARKKDAAREVC; encoded by the coding sequence ATGGATAAAACAGCAGAACTGGGTACAAAACCCATAGGCAAACTCTTGGCACAATATTCGATACCGGCAGTCATTGCCATGGTGGTAAATGCAATCTACAACGTGGTTGACCGGGTATTTATAGGTCAGTTTGCAGGCGAAGAAGCCCTGGCAGGCCTTACCATCGCATTCCCTGTCATGATGATCATCTTTGCCTTCGCAAATCTCATAGGAATAGGTGGGGCTTCCCTGCTTTCTATCAAACTTGGTCAAAAGGACGAGAAAGCAGCAAGTCAGGTCTTTGGAAACACCCTTGGGTTCGGTCTTTTGGTAACCGCAGTAATCCTTGTAACGATATTTACAAACCTCCAGTCGATCCTGAATCTTTTTGGAGCAACAGCCGAGGTCATGAACTATGCAACGACCTATCTGAGAATTATCATAGCAGGTTTTATTTTCCAGATGCTCTCGTTCATTCTGAATAGCTCAGTCAGGACAGAGGGGAGGCCCCTCTTGTCCATGGTGGCCATGATCAGCTCTGCCTTGACCAACATCGTTCTCGATTTCGTTTTCATACGTATATTTGGCTGGGGCGTCGCAGGGGCGGCCATCGCTACTGTTGCGGGACAGCTGGTTGGACTTGCTATTCTTGTGAGTTTCTATCTCAGGGGAAAAAGCCATCTGCATCTTAGTATCAAGGATTTTGCCCTGAAGAGGGTGATCCTTGTCCAGATTGTTACCATCGGTTTTGCAACCTTTCTCTCAACGGTTGGAACCAGCATTGCCATGTTGTTTATCAACAGGGGGCTTTCCTATTATGGCGGGGTTGCCGCAGTTACCGCGATGGGGGTGATAAACAGTCTCTATACCTTCTTTATTATGCCAATCATCGGTATCACCCAAGGCATTATGCCTATCATTGGGTATAACCATGGGGCAAAACAGAAGGATAGGGTCAGTAAAACGTTGCGCCTGGGGATTTTTATCGGTATCGCTTTTTCCACCATCGTGTTTTTACTCATGCAGCTCTTTCCCACTACCTTTATCAGCATGTTCCTTGAAAGCGGATCGTCTACCGTCGCTGTCACGAAAAACGGGCTCAGGATTTTCCTTTTGATGCTCCCTCTGTTGAGTATTAACTTAATCGGTGTAGCTTATTTCCAGGCAGTTGGAAAAGGTACGGTTTCGATGATATTGGGAATGCTCAGGCAGTTTTTGTTCTTGCTCCCCCTTCTTTTCATCCTTCCTTCGATGTGGGGATTGGACGGAGTCTGGGCTGCCACTCCTATTGCCGATGGCTTTGCCATACTGGTAACCTTTGTGGTCTTGATTCTTGCCCGCAAGAAGGATGCTGCAAGGGAGGTCTGTTAG
- a CDS encoding helix-turn-helix domain-containing protein, translated as MLQVLLVHKDLPVLETIRNLPIWQGSDFTLVATINDEQEALSFLHSHTLDILLSDSRLVVSLSQGIRESGHPLAILTLDTSEGILEQERLAMALFEARRRFVLEKGLKALEEEKLYRCIKDGGISRTEQTRMFSSENKQIGMALFHAASNCKEILSNLCKESILIETGPKDLLVLFSENFEWKDNPTGYLRYLLAKVGTNATVVWDGYLREPFDLQEKYHRLLKLSQYQPFFCEGCLITGADINQLPAMDLFQFSTELETMRTLAKGGNLTTFIAHLKDLYSCNLPQICDQNPLFHINSQIMGLFLQVVSEGNLNPLELFGTPYVPVEEVFNLSSTFEMCHWFERAFRKAQILLRENEYPVVQNEKVQHALRIMHRHYSSPLTLDTLASECKVHKVYLCRVFSRDVGMPCHEYLQKLRLRKSIPLLFIGKESNKEIALQVGFTSYDQFSKAFHREMGMSPHRYKELHKEDRGNLYRY; from the coding sequence ATGCTTCAAGTCCTGCTTGTACACAAGGATTTGCCTGTTTTGGAAACAATCAGGAACCTGCCGATCTGGCAAGGTTCTGACTTTACATTGGTTGCAACCATCAATGACGAACAGGAAGCCTTATCTTTTTTGCATTCACATACTCTCGACATTCTGCTCTCAGACAGCCGCTTGGTCGTTTCCCTTTCCCAGGGAATCAGGGAAAGCGGACACCCCCTTGCTATCCTTACATTGGATACTTCTGAAGGTATTCTCGAACAGGAACGCCTTGCTATGGCTTTATTTGAAGCAAGAAGGAGATTTGTCCTTGAAAAAGGCTTGAAAGCCCTAGAAGAGGAAAAACTGTACCGATGCATCAAAGACGGAGGCATCTCACGTACAGAACAAACCCGAATGTTCAGTTCTGAAAACAAACAAATTGGAATGGCCTTGTTCCACGCTGCTTCAAATTGCAAGGAAATACTGTCGAACCTTTGTAAAGAATCTATACTTATCGAAACGGGACCGAAGGACCTTCTTGTATTGTTTAGTGAGAATTTCGAGTGGAAAGACAACCCTACCGGCTATCTTCGCTATTTACTTGCAAAGGTTGGGACAAACGCCACAGTAGTATGGGACGGATACCTTCGAGAGCCTTTCGACCTGCAGGAAAAGTATCACCGCCTACTAAAACTTTCACAGTACCAGCCATTCTTTTGTGAAGGTTGCCTTATCACCGGGGCAGACATCAACCAACTCCCTGCAATGGATCTGTTCCAATTCTCAACGGAGCTGGAAACCATGCGTACCCTGGCAAAAGGAGGCAACCTCACCACCTTTATTGCACATCTGAAGGACCTCTATAGTTGCAACCTCCCCCAGATATGCGATCAAAACCCCTTATTTCATATCAATAGCCAGATTATGGGATTGTTTTTGCAAGTTGTATCTGAAGGAAACCTGAATCCTTTGGAACTGTTCGGTACACCCTATGTGCCTGTTGAAGAAGTTTTCAACTTATCCTCTACGTTTGAAATGTGCCATTGGTTTGAACGGGCGTTTAGAAAAGCCCAGATTCTCTTACGGGAAAACGAATATCCGGTTGTCCAGAATGAAAAGGTCCAGCATGCCCTACGCATCATGCATCGCCATTACTCCTCGCCGCTGACACTCGACACCTTGGCCTCAGAATGCAAAGTGCATAAAGTATATCTGTGCAGGGTCTTTTCGAGGGATGTGGGAATGCCTTGCCACGAATACTTGCAGAAACTGCGTTTACGAAAATCCATTCCCCTGCTTTTTATCGGAAAAGAATCGAACAAAGAAATCGCCCTCCAGGTAGGGTTTACATCCTATGACCAATTCAGCAAAGCATTTCATCGGGAAATGGGAATGTCCCCCCATCGGTATAAAGAATTGCATAAAGAAGATAGGGGAAACCTATACAGGTACTGA
- a CDS encoding alanine/glycine:cation symporter family protein — MEQVLSTIANMLWGAPVLFLLTAVGLIYATKTRFFQFRKFGHIMKNTAGEIFSKSKNNGEGTLTPLQAVSTALAGCVGTGNIAGVATAIFIGGPGAVFWMWMISLLGMLTKCVEVTLAQQYRIKGEDGIYYGGPMYYIERGLGKKWRPLAIFFSATIIIGGLGTAAFVQPYALSSAIHNTFNIPQWIPVTIAATICGIVLIGGVKSIGKFCEKVTPFMCVLYVVAALGVLIVNIANVPQALASIFIYAFKPFAAVGGIAGSTFALALRQGSARGTFSNEAGCGSSPITHATAMTPHPFKEGMYGSFEVFIDTLVVCSMTALAILSSSPDVWQSGAKDVALTMGAFSSVYGNAGNILITVAIMLFAFSTMVGWELNYESAFFYIFPKKTNAAKLILRLIWLVPGFLSLGKAPEVVWLVVDIASGLWCIPNSIALILLAKVFMKVFDDYNEKYILQTREISEKLVVALVD; from the coding sequence ATGGAACAAGTATTATCTACGATCGCGAATATGTTATGGGGTGCTCCGGTTTTGTTTCTCTTGACCGCGGTCGGTTTGATTTACGCAACAAAAACCCGATTTTTCCAGTTCAGGAAATTCGGGCACATCATGAAGAATACCGCAGGGGAAATCTTCAGCAAAAGCAAGAACAACGGGGAAGGAACCTTGACCCCGTTGCAGGCTGTTTCCACAGCCCTTGCCGGATGCGTTGGTACCGGCAATATTGCCGGTGTTGCCACCGCAATTTTCATCGGCGGACCCGGTGCCGTCTTCTGGATGTGGATGATATCCCTGTTGGGTATGCTCACCAAGTGCGTCGAGGTAACCCTTGCCCAGCAATACCGTATCAAGGGGGAAGATGGCATTTACTATGGTGGCCCGATGTACTATATCGAACGCGGTCTGGGCAAAAAGTGGCGTCCCTTGGCTATATTCTTCTCAGCTACCATCATCATCGGAGGTCTCGGGACAGCTGCCTTTGTCCAGCCCTATGCATTATCGAGTGCCATACATAACACCTTTAACATTCCCCAGTGGATCCCTGTCACCATTGCTGCAACTATCTGCGGGATTGTTCTCATCGGTGGAGTAAAAAGCATTGGTAAGTTCTGTGAAAAAGTCACCCCGTTCATGTGTGTACTGTATGTTGTCGCTGCCCTTGGAGTCTTGATCGTCAATATTGCAAATGTACCACAGGCTTTGGCATCCATCTTCATCTATGCCTTCAAGCCCTTTGCAGCAGTAGGCGGAATTGCAGGAAGCACATTTGCCCTTGCACTTCGCCAAGGTTCAGCCCGAGGCACCTTCTCCAATGAGGCAGGTTGCGGATCATCGCCCATCACCCATGCAACAGCCATGACCCCTCATCCCTTCAAAGAAGGAATGTACGGTTCCTTTGAAGTATTCATCGACACCCTGGTTGTCTGTTCCATGACAGCCCTGGCCATTCTCTCCAGCAGTCCCGACGTCTGGCAGAGCGGGGCAAAGGATGTTGCCTTGACCATGGGTGCTTTCTCCAGTGTATACGGAAATGCAGGGAATATCCTGATAACAGTTGCCATTATGTTGTTTGCCTTCTCTACGATGGTCGGATGGGAATTGAACTACGAGTCTGCTTTCTTCTACATCTTCCCCAAAAAGACCAACGCTGCCAAATTGATCCTTCGATTGATCTGGCTGGTTCCCGGTTTCCTTTCCCTTGGCAAAGCCCCGGAAGTCGTTTGGCTTGTCGTTGACATTGCCTCAGGTCTGTGGTGCATTCCCAATTCAATCGCCCTCATCCTCCTGGCGAAGGTATTCATGAAAGTCTTTGATGACTATAATGAGAAATACATCCTTCAGACGAGGGAAATCAGCGAGAAGTTGGTCGTTGCCTTAGTAGATTAA
- a CDS encoding carbohydrate ABC transporter permease — protein sequence MKEQKKNTFLSVLLLLPSIILVGVFVYGFIGNTIYISLTDWGHGAGSLSFDPVKNFIGLENYRQLFSGFIYSRFRQDLVNTVFYSFFLIIGALFFGFLFAVLLDRKLKSEGFFRTIFLYPMALAFIVSGTIWRWLLAPSGGLNILPTFIGLPPVKFLWTSSKISIFHFNWQNVLLLLFVFIGILAAIVLGRALTERVRSKRKIWKAALVCAFSFLYVFILHPLLPPILPFAEDHGYNLATLGISIASVWQYSGYTMALYLAGLRGLPETIRESAQLDGASEFTYYWKIAIPNVRPITLSAVIIIAHISLKLFDLIYAMAGSDNANTGHPSINMYLTTFRANNFSVGASMAVVLFLLSALFIIPYLVSSHRGRRV from the coding sequence ATGAAAGAACAAAAGAAAAACACCTTTTTATCAGTTCTTTTGCTCCTGCCCTCCATAATCCTTGTCGGGGTTTTTGTCTATGGTTTCATCGGTAATACTATCTACATCTCGCTCACCGACTGGGGACACGGGGCGGGCAGCCTTTCCTTCGACCCTGTCAAGAATTTCATCGGTTTGGAAAATTATCGCCAGCTCTTTTCGGGTTTCATCTATTCCAGGTTCCGCCAAGACCTGGTAAATACCGTTTTCTATTCTTTCTTTTTGATAATCGGGGCTTTGTTCTTTGGCTTCCTGTTCGCAGTCTTGCTCGACCGGAAGCTAAAAAGCGAAGGATTTTTCCGAACCATCTTCCTGTACCCGATGGCCTTGGCCTTCATTGTCTCGGGTACTATATGGCGATGGTTGCTTGCCCCGAGCGGAGGGTTGAATATTCTGCCCACCTTCATTGGGTTGCCACCAGTAAAGTTCCTGTGGACCAGCAGCAAGATAAGTATCTTTCATTTCAATTGGCAGAATGTCTTGCTGTTGCTCTTTGTTTTCATCGGAATCCTGGCAGCGATAGTACTGGGAAGGGCTTTGACCGAAAGAGTCAGGAGCAAAAGGAAAATCTGGAAGGCAGCCCTTGTCTGTGCCTTTTCTTTTTTGTATGTGTTCATTCTCCATCCCCTCCTTCCCCCTATTCTTCCCTTTGCAGAAGATCACGGGTACAACCTTGCCACGTTAGGGATTTCCATAGCCTCTGTGTGGCAATACAGCGGGTACACCATGGCTCTCTACCTTGCAGGGCTCAGGGGATTGCCTGAGACGATCAGGGAATCGGCACAACTCGACGGGGCAAGCGAATTCACCTATTACTGGAAAATCGCCATCCCCAATGTACGGCCTATCACCCTCAGTGCCGTCATTATCATTGCCCATATCTCGCTCAAGCTCTTTGATTTGATTTATGCGATGGCAGGATCAGACAATGCAAACACCGGGCACCCTTCCATCAACATGTATCTTACGACCTTCCGGGCAAACAATTTCTCCGTTGGCGCTTCGATGGCAGTTGTCCTGTTTCTGCTTTCCGCTCTCTTTATCATACCCTATCTGGTGAGTTCCCACCGGGGAAGGAGAGTATAG
- a CDS encoding YgeY family selenium metabolism-linked hydrolase, whose product MTRSEQVITLCQELIQRPSLSGQEQQVATFIKQTMLEKGFDSATIDRYGSVLGTIEGKRKGKSILLDGHIDTVDISDPSQWAHAPYAAEIVDGKIYGRGTSDMKGSVAAMILAAAFFAEDTKKDFAGTIYVSCTVHEECFEGISAREITSLAHPDFVVIGEATTTTLKIGQRGRAEIVVETEGKTCHSSNPDKGVNAVYHMMALIEEIKKLEPNVHPVLGKGILELTDIVSSPYPGASVVPGQCRVTYDRRTLVGETAESVLQPIEEAIEKVRQTIPNLKAKAYIAEGSEACWTGETIHAKRFFPAWMLDSEEPLVQKALAGLKEAGIKAPLSHFSFCTNGSHFCGEQGIPTIGFGPSREDLAHVIDEYIEIDQLTKSCKGFGGIIAKVLA is encoded by the coding sequence ATGACCAGATCTGAACAAGTTATAACGCTATGCCAGGAATTGATACAAAGACCAAGTCTCTCAGGACAGGAACAGCAAGTAGCCACTTTCATAAAGCAGACTATGCTGGAAAAAGGTTTTGATTCCGCAACAATCGACCGCTACGGAAGTGTGCTGGGAACAATAGAAGGAAAAAGAAAAGGAAAGTCGATACTCCTTGACGGGCATATCGACACAGTAGATATCAGTGACCCTTCCCAATGGGCGCACGCTCCTTATGCAGCAGAGATTGTCGATGGCAAAATATATGGAAGAGGCACCTCTGACATGAAAGGGAGTGTCGCTGCCATGATCTTAGCTGCCGCTTTCTTTGCAGAAGACACAAAGAAAGACTTTGCAGGAACCATCTATGTCTCGTGTACCGTCCATGAGGAATGCTTTGAAGGAATCTCGGCAAGGGAGATTACCAGTTTGGCCCATCCCGATTTCGTAGTAATAGGGGAAGCTACGACCACCACTTTAAAAATCGGACAACGCGGACGTGCCGAGATCGTAGTCGAAACAGAAGGGAAAACCTGTCATTCTTCCAACCCAGACAAAGGGGTCAACGCGGTCTATCACATGATGGCCTTGATTGAAGAAATCAAGAAACTGGAACCCAATGTCCATCCGGTACTAGGCAAAGGCATACTTGAACTTACCGACATTGTTTCAAGCCCCTACCCAGGAGCCTCTGTAGTACCTGGCCAGTGCCGTGTAACCTACGACCGACGTACCTTGGTGGGCGAAACCGCAGAGAGCGTATTGCAACCAATCGAGGAAGCAATCGAGAAAGTCAGGCAAACCATTCCCAATCTGAAAGCAAAGGCATACATCGCAGAAGGATCTGAGGCCTGCTGGACAGGGGAAACCATACATGCCAAGCGTTTCTTCCCCGCCTGGATGCTAGACAGCGAGGAGCCTTTGGTACAGAAAGCCCTTGCTGGCCTGAAAGAAGCCGGTATCAAAGCCCCGCTCTCCCACTTTTCCTTCTGTACCAATGGAAGCCACTTCTGTGGTGAACAGGGAATACCTACCATCGGGTTCGGACCTTCACGGGAAGACCTTGCCCATGTCATCGATGAATATATCGAAATTGACCAGCTTACCAAATCCTGTAAGGGATTTGGAGGGATTATTGCCAAAGTCCTGGCATAA
- a CDS encoding ketopantoate reductase family protein — translation MRVLIYGAGVIGSIFAGRLAASGKDVTVLARGRRLEELRHNGVVLSKPGAHSDEIIPVNIIEQLAPDDSFDYILVVMQRTQVDSILPILARNCSKNIVFVVNTAGGYEKWAKAIGSERLMIAFPSAGGERIGSNVVYFIGKGILRAFQTTTFGEYNGRKTERVRQLITAFNLAGIPSVFCDDMDSWQKTHVAMVTSIANALYQFDCDNYRLAKSYESVCLMLHGIKEGFAVLHALGIKTRPSKLWYMKLPVGITARVFRVVLKTKLAETTMAKHCIVATAEMSCLQAEFDTLIMQSHMQTPSIDRLRENLSSFENKKNL, via the coding sequence ATGCGCGTTTTGATTTACGGAGCAGGGGTTATCGGTAGCATTTTTGCAGGTAGGCTTGCTGCATCGGGAAAGGATGTGACGGTACTGGCACGAGGTAGGCGGCTTGAGGAGCTTCGGCACAATGGTGTGGTGCTTTCCAAGCCTGGTGCACACTCGGATGAGATCATTCCCGTTAATATAATTGAACAGCTAGCACCAGATGATTCGTTCGACTACATCCTTGTAGTGATGCAACGGACGCAAGTGGACAGTATATTACCCATTCTTGCGCGAAATTGTTCAAAGAATATTGTATTCGTCGTCAATACTGCCGGAGGGTACGAGAAATGGGCAAAAGCCATAGGCAGCGAGAGACTGATGATTGCTTTTCCTTCCGCAGGTGGTGAGCGCATTGGGAGTAATGTCGTTTATTTCATTGGAAAAGGGATACTGCGAGCATTTCAGACTACGACATTTGGGGAATATAATGGCAGGAAGACGGAGCGTGTGCGTCAATTGATTACCGCTTTCAATCTTGCGGGCATTCCCTCCGTTTTTTGCGATGATATGGATAGTTGGCAAAAAACCCATGTTGCGATGGTGACGAGTATCGCAAATGCATTATACCAATTCGATTGTGATAATTATCGCCTTGCCAAGTCTTATGAAAGCGTATGCCTCATGTTGCATGGTATCAAGGAAGGTTTTGCTGTACTGCATGCGCTGGGGATAAAAACTAGACCCTCGAAACTATGGTATATGAAATTACCGGTAGGGATAACAGCCAGGGTATTTAGGGTTGTTTTGAAAACCAAGCTTGCCGAGACAACTATGGCAAAGCATTGCATCGTGGCAACAGCAGAGATGTCTTGCCTGCAAGCCGAGTTCGATACCTTGATTATGCAAAGCCATATGCAGACACCCTCAATTGACAGGCTACGAGAAAATCTCTCCTCTTTTGAAAACAAAAAGAACCTATAG
- a CDS encoding MarR family winged helix-turn-helix transcriptional regulator, protein MEDLRLKSIIDVKMKLERLFFKQHLYKYTMPDGLNQTHMLTLLHLHFCKSSSMAELSRHLNLEKGSFTPVSNKLLQFGYIEKEQDPQDKRVFRLSLTEKGETLASDFKKSHLVYIQSLLDTLAEEEKEKFFQAVGFLNDSLQTFFPLQ, encoded by the coding sequence ATGGAAGACCTGCGTTTGAAGAGTATAATCGACGTTAAAATGAAACTTGAGCGGTTGTTTTTCAAACAACACCTTTACAAGTATACGATGCCCGATGGGCTTAACCAGACGCATATGTTGACCTTATTGCACTTGCACTTTTGTAAGTCTTCCTCAATGGCAGAGCTGAGCAGGCATTTGAACCTTGAAAAAGGTTCCTTCACGCCTGTTTCCAACAAGCTATTACAGTTTGGCTATATTGAAAAGGAACAGGACCCACAGGACAAACGGGTGTTCCGTTTGAGCTTGACAGAAAAAGGCGAAACCCTTGCATCTGACTTTAAAAAGAGCCATTTGGTGTATATCCAAAGCTTACTCGATACCCTTGCAGAAGAGGAAAAAGAGAAGTTTTTCCAGGCAGTAGGCTTTCTCAACGATTCTCTGCAAACCTTTTTTCCCCTGCAGTAA
- a CDS encoding ABC transporter substrate-binding protein: protein MKKLHVWLCLSVILSLCMVPLTAQAQTEQAMAAKPMVEQVVLNQNVPKGDLEIFSWWAGDEGPALEALIKVFERKYPNIKLTNATVTGGSGVNAKAVLKTRMLGGDPPGSFQVHAGQELIGTWVSANRILDLTPLFEQEGWMEVFPKDLLKFLSTEDGIWSVPVNIHRSNVLWFMPGRLKAWGIEAPKTWDEFLKIAPAIKAKGVVPLSLAQTWTANQLWECVALGVLGADDYDALWRGEISWVDPKIVHVWEVFGMILQYTNTDAASLSWQQATDMVVKGQAAFNLMGDWAAGYMSTTLSLKPMIDYGWVASPGTNGVFMFLADSFGSPKGTKNPDATLAWLKVCGSKEGSDAFNPLKGSISARKDSDLNLYNTYSKSAAKDYQTNRIVGSLAHGVVANEGFMNDFSTVMEMYLNSKDAKQAANACQAIAIQNRMGK from the coding sequence ATGAAAAAGCTACATGTTTGGCTCTGTCTTTCGGTGATCCTATCGCTGTGCATGGTTCCTCTAACGGCCCAGGCCCAAACGGAACAAGCCATGGCTGCCAAGCCAATGGTAGAGCAAGTTGTCCTCAACCAAAATGTGCCCAAAGGTGATTTGGAGATTTTTTCCTGGTGGGCAGGGGATGAAGGACCAGCTTTGGAAGCGCTTATCAAGGTCTTCGAAAGGAAATACCCTAATATCAAGCTGACCAATGCCACGGTTACCGGAGGTTCAGGGGTAAATGCAAAAGCGGTGCTGAAAACCAGGATGCTCGGAGGCGATCCTCCCGGAAGCTTCCAGGTACATGCAGGTCAGGAATTGATCGGGACCTGGGTTAGTGCAAACAGGATTCTCGACCTCACCCCGCTCTTCGAGCAGGAAGGGTGGATGGAAGTATTCCCAAAAGACCTTTTGAAATTTTTGAGTACCGAAGATGGTATCTGGTCTGTTCCTGTCAACATCCACCGGTCGAATGTCCTCTGGTTTATGCCAGGGAGGCTGAAAGCCTGGGGAATCGAGGCCCCGAAGACCTGGGATGAGTTTTTGAAGATTGCCCCGGCTATCAAAGCAAAGGGAGTCGTTCCACTTTCCCTCGCACAGACCTGGACTGCCAACCAGCTGTGGGAATGTGTTGCCCTGGGAGTCCTGGGCGCTGACGACTATGATGCCCTCTGGAGAGGTGAAATCTCCTGGGTCGACCCAAAAATCGTACACGTCTGGGAAGTTTTCGGTATGATCCTCCAATATACCAATACCGATGCAGCCTCCCTTTCCTGGCAACAGGCTACCGATATGGTGGTCAAAGGCCAGGCAGCCTTCAATCTGATGGGCGACTGGGCTGCAGGCTATATGTCTACCACCCTTAGTCTCAAACCAATGATTGACTATGGCTGGGTAGCTTCCCCGGGGACCAACGGAGTGTTCATGTTCCTGGCTGACAGTTTTGGCAGCCCGAAGGGGACAAAGAATCCCGATGCAACCCTTGCCTGGTTGAAAGTCTGTGGGTCAAAGGAAGGTTCTGACGCGTTCAACCCCTTGAAAGGATCGATATCGGCACGTAAGGACAGTGATTTGAATCTGTATAATACCTATTCAAAGTCTGCTGCAAAGGATTACCAAACGAATAGGATAGTCGGTTCTCTAGCCCATGGAGTCGTTGCCAATGAGGGCTTTATGAACGACTTTTCTACGGTCATGGAGATGTATCTGAATAGTAAGGATGCCAAACAGGCTGCCAACGCATGCCAAGCCATTGCAATTCAGAATAGAATGGGCAAGTAA
- a CDS encoding L-2-amino-thiazoline-4-carboxylic acid hydrolase — MNERMITIIPRGLLHLAGKSYINGFKKKAAMHAERQLKKELHPYDWQIAYREVSDNTFEIDITECGLKKLAHDFDADGLLPGICRMDYMVSYLMGNGFERTKTLGDGDDCCNCRYHREGLCAWSPEKGFEGRR; from the coding sequence ATGAACGAAAGAATGATAACGATCATACCCAGGGGTCTGTTGCATCTGGCAGGTAAATCCTATATCAACGGCTTCAAAAAAAAGGCAGCCATGCATGCTGAACGTCAACTGAAAAAGGAATTGCACCCTTATGACTGGCAGATTGCCTATCGCGAGGTCAGTGATAACACCTTTGAAATAGATATTACAGAATGTGGACTTAAAAAGCTTGCCCATGATTTTGATGCGGATGGTTTATTGCCTGGTATATGCCGCATGGATTATATGGTTTCGTATCTGATGGGTAATGGATTTGAGCGTACAAAAACCCTGGGAGACGGAGATGATTGTTGTAACTGCCGGTATCATAGAGAAGGGCTCTGTGCATGGTCTCCTGAAAAAGGTTTTGAAGGCAGGAGGTGA